Proteins encoded within one genomic window of Paraglaciecola psychrophila 170:
- a CDS encoding MipA/OmpV family protein: protein MKYWALLVLIVTSTHIKAQEEIALEDDMRPVWEVGVFAAAFSSPEYPAAGQRQINVIPAPYFIYRGETLRIGDGSIARAVAIDKSWYELDLSLAGSFNANSEDNEARLGMPDIDFIFELGPQLRVRLSKFEFEQHGKGELFLNLQARAAFSTDFSGFNKRGYVFQPVLSYRQRGWLSEKTALSINLSPTWATEKLHNYFYQVDNDFVTEQRSAYDAKSGYLGTELSVGLSFNATEDIRIFTFARASLHSGAANEDSPIFRDKSTYSYGVGMVWQLWESEEKVSGR from the coding sequence ATGAAATATTGGGCGTTATTGGTGTTAATTGTGACGAGTACTCACATCAAAGCTCAGGAGGAGATTGCCTTAGAAGATGATATGCGACCTGTGTGGGAGGTGGGTGTATTTGCTGCGGCTTTTAGTTCCCCTGAATACCCTGCAGCAGGTCAACGTCAGATTAATGTTATTCCCGCCCCATATTTTATTTATCGCGGTGAAACCTTACGAATTGGTGATGGCTCAATTGCCAGAGCAGTAGCAATCGATAAAAGTTGGTATGAACTCGACTTATCTTTGGCAGGTTCGTTTAACGCTAATTCAGAGGATAACGAGGCAAGGCTTGGTATGCCTGATATAGATTTTATTTTTGAGTTAGGACCACAGCTTAGAGTACGGTTATCTAAATTTGAATTTGAACAACATGGCAAAGGAGAGTTGTTTTTAAACTTACAAGCTCGCGCCGCATTTTCAACCGATTTTTCGGGTTTTAACAAACGCGGATATGTGTTTCAACCGGTATTGAGTTATCGCCAACGAGGATGGTTAAGCGAGAAAACCGCATTATCTATTAACCTGTCACCCACCTGGGCTACTGAAAAATTACACAATTATTTCTATCAAGTTGATAATGATTTTGTCACCGAACAGCGTTCAGCCTACGATGCCAAAAGTGGTTATTTAGGTACAGAATTATCTGTCGGTCTGTCATTTAACGCCACCGAAGACATTCGAATTTTTACCTTTGCCCGTGCTTCTCTGCATTCGGGAGCAGCAAATGAGGATAGCCCAATTTTTAGAGACAAAAGCACTTATTCTTATGGTGTAGGCATGGTGTGGCAATTATGGGAGAGTGAAGAAAAGGTGTCAGGCCGATAG
- a CDS encoding co-chaperone GroES, whose translation MAIRPLNDRVIVKRHEQESKSAGGIVLTGSAAEKSTRGEVIAVGNGRVLDNGDVKAVDVKIGDIVIFNDGYGVKTEKLDGEEVLILSESDILAVVE comes from the coding sequence ATGGCAATTCGTCCTTTAAACGATCGCGTTATCGTTAAGCGTCACGAACAAGAAAGTAAATCTGCAGGTGGCATTGTATTAACAGGCTCTGCAGCAGAAAAGTCGACTCGCGGCGAAGTTATCGCTGTAGGAAATGGTCGTGTACTAGATAATGGCGATGTTAAAGCAGTCGACGTTAAAATAGGTGACATCGTTATTTTCAACGATGGTTATGGGGTTAAAACTGAAAAGTTAGACGGCGAAGAAGTGCTTATCCTTAGTGAAAGCGACATCTTAGCAGTAGTCGAATAA
- the groL gene encoding chaperonin GroEL (60 kDa chaperone family; promotes refolding of misfolded polypeptides especially under stressful conditions; forms two stacked rings of heptamers to form a barrel-shaped 14mer; ends can be capped by GroES; misfolded proteins enter the barrel where they are refolded when GroES binds) gives MAAKEVRFSDDARVKMLAGVNILANAVKVTLGPKGRHVVLEKSFGAPTITKDGVSVAKEIELEDRFENMGAQMVKEVASKANDEAGDGTTTATVLAQAIVTEGLKAVAAGMNPMDLKRGIDKAIVVAVKELQALSVPCADSKAIAQVGTISANSDVEVGDLIAEAMDKVGKEGVITVEEGQSLQNELDVVEGMQFDRGYLSPYFMNNQENGTVELDNPYMLLVDKKITNIRELLPTLEAVAKASKPLLIIAEDVEGEALATLVVNNMRGIVKVAAVKAPGFGDRRKAMLQDIATLTGGTVISEEIGLELEKVTLEDLGTAKRVVINKDNTTIVDGAGEEEMIKGRVAQIRAQIEESTSDYDKEKLQERLAKLAGGVAVIKVGAATEVEMKEKKDRVEDALHATRAAVEEGVVPGGGVALVRAASKMVDLKGDNEDQTHGITLALRAMEAPLRQIASNAGAEASVVTNAVKNGEGNFGYNAANDTYGDMIEMGILDPTKVVRSALQFAASIASLMITTECMIAEAPKTDAPGMPDMGGMGGMGGMM, from the coding sequence ATGGCAGCTAAAGAAGTTCGTTTTTCTGATGACGCTCGAGTAAAAATGTTAGCCGGTGTCAACATCCTTGCTAACGCAGTAAAAGTAACTTTAGGTCCTAAAGGTCGTCACGTGGTTTTAGAAAAATCATTTGGTGCACCTACCATCACTAAAGATGGTGTATCTGTAGCCAAAGAAATCGAATTGGAAGACAGATTCGAAAATATGGGTGCACAGATGGTTAAAGAAGTAGCGTCTAAAGCAAATGACGAAGCCGGTGACGGTACTACTACTGCAACTGTATTGGCTCAAGCTATTGTGACCGAAGGTTTGAAAGCAGTTGCTGCCGGTATGAACCCAATGGATCTTAAACGCGGCATCGACAAAGCTATTGTTGTTGCAGTAAAAGAATTACAAGCCTTATCTGTACCTTGTGCTGATAGCAAAGCTATCGCCCAAGTAGGTACTATCTCTGCAAACTCTGACGTTGAAGTCGGCGACCTTATCGCTGAAGCAATGGATAAAGTAGGCAAAGAAGGCGTAATTACAGTTGAAGAAGGCCAGTCTCTACAAAACGAATTAGACGTTGTAGAAGGTATGCAATTCGACCGTGGTTATTTGTCTCCTTACTTCATGAACAACCAAGAAAACGGGACAGTTGAACTAGACAACCCATACATGCTTTTGGTTGATAAAAAAATTACCAACATACGTGAATTACTACCTACATTAGAAGCGGTTGCAAAGGCATCTAAGCCTTTGTTGATTATTGCTGAAGATGTTGAAGGAGAAGCACTAGCTACCTTAGTAGTAAACAACATGCGCGGTATCGTTAAAGTAGCAGCGGTTAAAGCACCTGGTTTTGGTGACCGTCGTAAAGCTATGTTGCAAGACATTGCAACACTTACTGGTGGTACAGTGATTTCTGAAGAAATCGGCTTAGAACTTGAAAAAGTAACACTAGAAGATCTTGGTACAGCTAAACGTGTTGTGATCAACAAAGACAACACCACTATTGTAGATGGTGCTGGCGAAGAGGAGATGATTAAAGGTCGTGTTGCGCAAATTCGTGCACAGATTGAAGAATCTACTTCTGACTACGACAAAGAAAAACTTCAAGAGCGTCTAGCTAAATTAGCTGGCGGTGTTGCAGTTATCAAGGTTGGCGCAGCCACTGAAGTCGAAATGAAAGAGAAAAAAGACCGTGTTGAAGATGCACTTCATGCAACACGTGCTGCAGTAGAAGAAGGTGTTGTACCTGGCGGTGGTGTTGCTCTAGTTCGTGCGGCCTCTAAAATGGTTGACTTAAAAGGCGACAACGAAGACCAAACTCACGGTATTACACTAGCACTTCGTGCAATGGAAGCGCCATTACGTCAAATCGCTTCTAATGCTGGCGCAGAAGCTTCTGTTGTGACTAACGCAGTGAAGAATGGCGAAGGCAACTTCGGTTATAACGCTGCCAACGACACATACGGCGATATGATAGAGATGGGTATTCTAGATCCTACTAAAGTGGTTCGTTCTGCATTGCAGTTCGCCGCATCAATCGCAAGTTTGATGATCACCACAGAATGTATGATTGCCGAAGCTCCAAAAACTGATGCACCTGGCATGCCTGACATGGGCGGAATGGGTGGCATGGGCGGTATGATGTAA
- a CDS encoding IS1634 family transposase, translating into MTYPSSKSLDHLGLVAGFCKDIQLAQYIDDALGGSNERKVSFGQLFVAMLLNGLGFTGRTLHMYSEYFESKPLDRLLGEGISADDINDDALGRCLDALYDKGVSSLYQGIGERVVNHLGLDCQAVHLDSTSFHYDGQATPEGEFGHIRIAQGYSRDHRPELNQVILNLICENQSGIPVYMKPASGNNNDMEGFKQIVKAHIGSLKAAQASRYLVADAALYVKETIEELDARGQLFITRVPQTLKEAKALVTQAPILLFTPISQGYEGVSYDSEYGGVKQTWLLIRSEQAYKREQHNLNKRMLKAGEQARKSFKQLSQQRFACIQDAQSAIVKWRSKQTVCDVNARAIEVTVYANAGRPKRGELPTRIEYQITGELCTPLISRQTALHQLGLFIIATNDVSDDLDMASLLSSYKAQQNVEKGFRFLKSPDFLTSAIYLKKPERIEALLMVMTSCLMVYASLEHQIRKTLKDKACYFPDQKKKPSQTPTARWVFQCFENITVLYQAEHIPLVMNLKERQHIIINCLGDVYRRIYS; encoded by the coding sequence ATGACTTACCCCTCCTCCAAATCCCTCGATCACCTCGGCCTTGTCGCTGGATTTTGTAAAGATATTCAACTTGCACAATATATTGATGATGCATTAGGTGGCTCTAATGAGCGTAAAGTCAGCTTTGGACAATTATTCGTGGCGATGCTACTCAATGGTTTAGGTTTTACCGGTCGCACTTTGCATATGTACAGTGAATATTTTGAAAGCAAACCGCTTGACCGTTTGCTCGGGGAAGGAATATCTGCCGATGATATTAATGACGATGCGCTTGGGCGATGTTTGGATGCACTTTACGACAAGGGCGTATCCTCTCTTTACCAAGGCATAGGCGAGCGGGTGGTCAATCATCTAGGGTTAGATTGCCAAGCGGTGCATCTCGACTCCACTAGTTTCCATTATGATGGCCAAGCCACACCAGAGGGTGAGTTTGGACACATTCGCATTGCCCAAGGCTATTCACGTGACCATCGCCCTGAGCTCAATCAGGTGATATTAAATCTCATTTGCGAAAACCAGTCGGGTATTCCGGTGTACATGAAGCCCGCCAGTGGCAACAACAATGATATGGAAGGCTTTAAACAGATTGTGAAGGCGCATATCGGTAGTTTAAAAGCGGCTCAAGCCAGCCGCTATTTAGTGGCCGATGCCGCGCTTTATGTCAAAGAAACGATTGAGGAATTAGACGCCCGAGGTCAATTATTTATCACGCGGGTGCCGCAAACACTGAAAGAAGCGAAGGCACTGGTTACACAAGCCCCAATTTTACTGTTTACCCCTATTTCCCAAGGCTATGAAGGCGTCAGTTATGACAGCGAATATGGCGGTGTTAAACAAACATGGTTACTCATTCGCAGTGAGCAGGCTTACAAGCGTGAGCAACACAACTTAAACAAGCGCATGTTAAAAGCCGGCGAGCAAGCGCGAAAAAGCTTCAAACAGTTAAGCCAACAACGCTTTGCCTGCATCCAAGATGCACAAAGTGCCATTGTAAAATGGCGAAGTAAACAAACCGTGTGTGATGTCAATGCCCGAGCAATTGAAGTGACGGTATATGCAAACGCAGGACGACCTAAACGAGGCGAATTACCCACGCGCATTGAATATCAAATCACGGGCGAATTATGCACACCTCTGATATCACGCCAAACCGCTTTACACCAACTCGGACTGTTCATTATTGCCACCAATGATGTCAGTGATGATTTGGATATGGCCAGTTTACTCAGCAGCTACAAAGCCCAGCAAAATGTTGAAAAAGGCTTTCGTTTCTTAAAAAGTCCCGACTTCCTAACCAGTGCCATTTACCTCAAGAAGCCAGAGCGTATTGAAGCCTTACTGATGGTCATGACCAGCTGTTTAATGGTGTACGCCAGTCTAGAGCATCAAATCCGCAAAACACTCAAAGACAAGGCGTGTTACTTCCCCGACCAGAAAAAAAAGCCAAGCCAAACACCCACTGCTCGATGGGTTTTCCAATGCTTCGAAAATATTACGGTTCTGTATCAAGCTGAACACATTCCGCTGGTGATGAACTTAAAAGAACGACAACACATCATCATTAATTGCCTTGGTGATGTATACCGGAGAATTTATTCTTAA
- a CDS encoding Ig-like domain-containing protein produces MPIKKSLIKSILSIAPFILISLMSQAALAESTVTNNSDPNELRDALAANFTGVHTLGAATAVGEVGQLGTFDNLDFGQVDNKDSIFTNTGIMLSTGTLIADGVSSTLAETDVAQALTDHPSFNTYATNDAASLTFTFEAEPDIKSVVMEVMYATNESIGNTSYLDAAVIMVDGVNIATFPNGLLLSNFNADFLFASSTTVTGFSNVSNILIISGALDLNLTTHTIKIAIANNNDGGVESAILLGAIKGSTLSGSGIIEPVINEAPVISGTPATTVAEGAVYSFTPSVTDADTSDTTTFSISNKPSWAAFSATTGALTGTPDNNDVGVTSGIVITVNDSAGGAASLSAFSVTVSNTNDAPVITGTPATTIDEDVAYSFTPSVSDVDAGDTQTFSITNKPSWAAFSATTGALTGTPSKSDIGTTSGIIISVADSGNASASLTAFNLEVFVINQAPVAADVSETLAEDSDTFVTLTATDNDEGDELTFIIASEPSHGKLTASLNNAAKWQYTPEADYQGEDSFTFTANDGEADSAPATISLTITSVNDAPIATDDNITLAFNETGVYVLDVLSNDSDIESDELTITNASASIGSVSIDNNQLVYQAQAGVQGVISLDYVINDGHQNQDNGSAKARVTLFIDGGINAQLPTITLPEDVIVNATALFTKVDLGVPTAVDNAGKRLPVSLLDGTTLFRPGNNVAYWQAEDSQGLKSVASQSVVVHPLITMSKDETTVEGTSHNVGIFLNGTSPTYPLTISYSVSGSSDANDHNLISDEIVIDSGEFGTISFDVLADDITEDNETLTITLDDTLNFGAKSTYTLTITAQNIAPQVTYRVTQDNEQRLLIENNAGQVVIQTEVFDSNTLDTHQYQWLDSESDLVDVDNDETTYTFDTSGLTAGIQTLNLVVTDNGDTPLSTTTNIYLVINDALAVLTDVDSDGDLIPDNEEGLGDDDFDGIPNYLDVPSACNVMPQQVSETQRFLVEGDGGVCLRKGATVANNQSGGLELTLDEVQNDEEALNVGGVFDFIAYGLPQAGQSYNLVLPQRLPIPANALYRKFTPINGWVEFVVDVNNQFASSQGSFGFCPPPSDASWTIGLNEGHWCVQLTIEDGGPNDDDGLANGSIVDPGGVAVLIDTNHFPVAEAETTSTALNTPITIDVLLNDSDEDNDVLTINSASVDFGVVDIAINIQQLIYTPPISFIGVATINYGVSDGRGGTSFANVIVNVIENQAPVTQNDSASTDDRTAIIIAPLANDSDNNDDTLTLISADAEQGSVTINTDNTLTYTPQAGFDGNDIIIYTIDDGNGGQAIGQITVSVKAYETITVTNKGSGGGAMAWWFMGIASLLVYRRRVAWVDSRAASQQRLTNKGARS; encoded by the coding sequence ATGCCCATCAAAAAGAGTCTAATAAAAAGTATTTTATCGATAGCCCCTTTTATCCTGATTTCATTGATGTCGCAAGCAGCCTTGGCTGAATCTACAGTAACCAATAACTCTGACCCAAACGAATTAAGAGATGCACTTGCTGCTAATTTTACCGGAGTTCATACACTTGGTGCGGCTACCGCAGTTGGAGAAGTAGGTCAATTAGGAACTTTTGATAATCTTGATTTCGGACAAGTTGATAATAAAGATTCTATTTTTACTAACACTGGTATTATGCTAAGTACAGGCACACTTATAGCTGATGGTGTGAGCTCTACTCTAGCAGAAACCGATGTCGCTCAAGCGCTTACTGACCATCCCAGCTTTAATACATACGCTACTAATGACGCTGCTTCTTTGACTTTTACTTTTGAAGCTGAGCCTGATATTAAGTCCGTCGTTATGGAAGTTATGTACGCTACCAATGAAAGCATAGGTAATACAAGCTATTTAGATGCCGCGGTCATTATGGTTGACGGGGTTAATATAGCTACTTTTCCAAATGGTCTGTTACTGTCTAATTTTAACGCAGATTTTTTATTTGCTTCATCAACTACCGTAACCGGTTTTAGTAACGTATCGAATATACTTATAATTTCTGGTGCACTTGATCTTAACTTAACTACCCACACAATTAAAATTGCGATTGCAAATAATAATGATGGTGGTGTTGAATCAGCTATTCTTCTTGGGGCAATTAAAGGTTCAACATTAAGTGGGAGTGGTATAATTGAACCTGTAATAAATGAAGCACCGGTAATATCAGGTACACCAGCAACCACGGTAGCAGAGGGTGCAGTATATAGCTTCACGCCGAGTGTAACGGATGCAGATACAAGTGATACCACGACCTTTAGTATCAGCAATAAACCGAGTTGGGCCGCTTTTAGCGCCACCACCGGGGCATTAACCGGCACGCCGGATAATAATGACGTGGGTGTGACGTCGGGGATTGTTATCACGGTCAACGATAGTGCCGGCGGCGCCGCGAGCTTAAGCGCCTTTAGTGTGACGGTGTCAAATACCAATGACGCACCGGTTATCACGGGTACGCCAGCGACGACCATTGATGAAGATGTGGCTTACAGCTTTACGCCGAGCGTTAGTGATGTGGATGCAGGTGACACCCAAACCTTTAGTATCACCAATAAACCGAGTTGGGCCGCTTTTAGCGCCACCACCGGGGCATTAACCGGCACGCCAAGTAAGAGTGATATTGGTACCACATCAGGTATTATTATTAGCGTAGCAGACAGTGGCAATGCATCGGCAAGCTTAACGGCCTTTAACCTCGAGGTATTTGTTATCAACCAAGCACCCGTTGCTGCGGATGTGAGTGAAACCTTAGCAGAAGATAGCGATACGTTTGTTACCTTAACGGCCACGGACAATGATGAAGGAGATGAATTAACCTTTATTATTGCAAGCGAACCTTCACATGGTAAGTTAACGGCTTCTTTAAATAATGCTGCAAAATGGCAATACACACCTGAAGCGGATTATCAGGGTGAAGACAGCTTTACCTTTACGGCGAATGATGGTGAAGCAGACTCAGCACCTGCTACAATATCGCTCACTATCACCTCTGTTAATGACGCCCCTATAGCAACCGATGATAATATTACACTTGCCTTTAATGAAACGGGGGTCTACGTCCTTGATGTGCTAAGTAATGATAGTGACATTGAAAGTGACGAATTAACCATCACTAACGCCTCTGCCAGTATTGGTAGTGTTAGTATTGATAATAATCAGTTGGTTTATCAAGCTCAGGCGGGTGTGCAAGGGGTTATCTCGCTAGATTATGTTATTAATGACGGACACCAAAACCAAGACAATGGCTCTGCAAAGGCACGTGTGACGTTATTTATTGATGGTGGCATTAACGCACAATTACCAACTATTACACTGCCTGAAGACGTAATCGTTAATGCAACGGCGTTATTTACTAAAGTGGATTTAGGGGTACCCACCGCTGTGGACAACGCAGGAAAAAGACTGCCTGTTTCCTTACTCGATGGCACCACGTTATTTAGACCGGGTAACAACGTAGCGTATTGGCAAGCAGAAGATAGCCAAGGCCTCAAAAGTGTGGCAAGTCAATCTGTCGTTGTGCACCCGCTTATTACGATGAGTAAAGATGAAACGACAGTGGAGGGGACTTCACATAATGTGGGTATTTTCCTAAACGGCACTTCACCTACTTACCCGCTCACTATAAGTTATAGCGTGAGCGGTTCATCTGATGCTAACGACCATAACCTTATTTCAGATGAGATTGTCATCGACTCTGGAGAGTTTGGCACTATTAGTTTTGATGTTTTAGCTGACGATATTACTGAGGACAATGAAACATTAACCATTACACTCGATGACACGCTTAACTTTGGTGCTAAATCTACTTATACCTTAACGATTACTGCACAAAATATTGCACCGCAAGTGACCTATCGTGTGACGCAAGACAATGAACAGCGTTTATTGATTGAAAACAATGCAGGTCAAGTGGTTATTCAAACAGAGGTTTTTGATAGTAATACGCTTGATACACACCAGTATCAATGGCTAGATAGCGAGAGTGACTTAGTCGATGTTGACAATGATGAAACCACTTACACCTTTGATACCTCAGGGTTAACAGCCGGTATTCAAACCTTGAACTTAGTGGTGACAGATAATGGTGATACACCGCTATCGACAACAACCAACATTTATCTTGTCATTAACGATGCCTTAGCCGTATTAACCGATGTCGATAGCGATGGCGATTTAATTCCTGATAATGAAGAAGGGCTTGGCGATGATGATTTTGATGGTATTCCTAATTATCTTGATGTGCCCAGTGCATGTAACGTTATGCCACAGCAGGTCAGTGAAACACAACGTTTTCTTGTTGAAGGTGATGGAGGTGTATGCTTACGTAAAGGCGCTACGGTAGCCAATAACCAAAGTGGTGGCCTTGAACTGACGCTTGATGAAGTGCAAAACGATGAAGAGGCGCTAAATGTAGGGGGTGTATTCGACTTTATCGCTTATGGTTTACCCCAAGCAGGTCAAAGCTATAATCTAGTGCTACCTCAACGCTTACCCATACCTGCAAACGCCTTGTATCGGAAGTTTACGCCAATAAATGGTTGGGTTGAATTTGTTGTTGATGTTAATAACCAGTTTGCTTCAAGCCAAGGAAGCTTTGGCTTTTGTCCTCCTCCTAGCGATGCAAGCTGGACAATAGGGCTAAACGAAGGCCATTGGTGTGTGCAGTTAACGATTGAAGATGGTGGGCCCAACGATGATGATGGTTTAGCTAACGGCAGTATTGTTGACCCAGGCGGCGTGGCAGTATTAATAGATACTAATCACTTCCCTGTGGCAGAAGCTGAAACAACAAGCACTGCACTAAATACACCTATTACGATTGATGTATTACTCAATGACAGCGATGAAGATAACGATGTTTTAACGATTAACAGTGCCAGTGTTGATTTTGGTGTAGTCGATATTGCTATTAACATCCAGCAACTTATCTACACACCACCGATAAGCTTTATTGGTGTTGCTACGATTAACTATGGTGTAAGTGATGGTCGCGGTGGTACAAGTTTTGCCAATGTAATCGTTAACGTTATTGAAAACCAAGCACCTGTTACGCAAAACGACAGTGCGAGCACTGATGACAGAACAGCCATTATTATAGCGCCACTGGCCAACGATAGTGACAATAATGATGATACCTTAACGCTTATTAGCGCCGATGCAGAGCAAGGTAGTGTCACGATAAATACTGACAATACGTTAACTTATACCCCTCAAGCAGGCTTTGACGGCAACGACATCATCATCTATACGATTGATGATGGTAATGGTGGCCAAGCGATAGGGCAAATTACGGTTAGCGTTAAAGCCTATGAAACCATTACTGTGACCAATAAAGGCAGTGGTGGAGGTGCAATGGCTTGGTGGTTTATGGGTATAGCATCCCTACTTGTTTATCGTCGCAGAGTTGCTTGGGTAGATAGCCGAGCTGCGTCACAGCAGAGACTAACAAACAAAGGAGCTCGCTCATGA
- a CDS encoding TonB-dependent receptor domain-containing protein, with product MKSSHIENNQVKSFIAKLITLSAGLLLSATSHANNWLVSVELGKSEANTGSLTAQLPSGEVTHLSDSDTSWSLGIGYQLDNGLTLEASYLKQGDGDVTITGDTLSPTQYHNSVANISPVLGDGFTLGARYQFWQQEDISTSVSLGLITWEGDITSTYQAQQITTKHDGNDIYYGLEGHYQLTKQWQLSIGFTRYALEPNDVDVLYLGGAYSF from the coding sequence ATGAAAAGTAGCCATATAGAAAATAACCAGGTAAAAAGCTTTATCGCCAAGTTAATTACTCTAAGTGCGGGGTTACTGTTGAGTGCAACGAGCCATGCCAATAACTGGTTGGTGAGCGTAGAGCTTGGAAAAAGCGAAGCTAACACAGGAAGCCTCACTGCACAGTTACCGTCAGGAGAAGTTACCCATCTGAGCGATAGTGACACCAGTTGGTCATTAGGTATTGGTTATCAGCTAGACAATGGCTTAACCCTTGAAGCGAGTTATCTTAAGCAAGGTGATGGCGATGTCACCATTACCGGCGACACCTTATCACCAACACAATATCACAATAGTGTCGCTAACATATCGCCGGTATTAGGTGATGGTTTTACGCTTGGAGCGCGTTATCAATTCTGGCAACAAGAAGATATAAGTACGTCGGTATCACTGGGCCTTATAACATGGGAAGGTGACATCACGAGTACCTATCAAGCACAGCAAATAACCACTAAGCATGACGGTAATGATATTTACTATGGCCTAGAGGGACATTATCAACTAACCAAGCAATGGCAATTGAGTATAGGGTTTACGCGGTATGCTTTAGAGCCTAATGATGTTGATGTACTCTATTTGGGTGGGGCGTATAGTTTTTAG
- a CDS encoding disulfide bond formation protein B, producing the protein MNWLYCNRRSLGLVSIAICIIAWSLELTDLVYVCPYCQAQRTIIGLLGLSLLLPNPRNWINLYFASTTAAFGFFIAAHQHFEGWKKIMFGKFEWGEHWYINPWLLSGCALLLISGLLLLIWATPNTVKRPKLK; encoded by the coding sequence TTGAATTGGCTATATTGTAATAGAAGGTCTTTAGGCCTAGTTTCGATAGCTATTTGTATCATTGCCTGGAGCCTAGAGCTAACTGACTTGGTCTATGTTTGCCCATACTGCCAAGCGCAACGTACCATCATCGGGCTATTAGGTTTGAGCTTACTGTTACCTAACCCGCGTAACTGGATAAATTTATACTTTGCCAGCACCACTGCAGCATTTGGCTTTTTCATTGCGGCTCATCAGCACTTTGAGGGTTGGAAGAAGATCATGTTCGGGAAGTTTGAATGGGGTGAACATTGGTATATTAACCCTTGGTTGCTGTCTGGTTGTGCCCTGTTGTTGATATCTGGTCTTTTACTGCTTATTTGGGCAACGCCCAACACCGTTAAGAGACCGAAGTTAAAATAA
- a CDS encoding DUF1826 domain-containing protein, whose product MATFARPISNMGDRRMIAVQSELTSTTYISDHHDVFTHFFTEHINVCGWQRKLSQSVYEYSTLLTKHQIKVVREISPEEVFSEFNSLLPDSQYKHDFLEDVHLLSDMMCCIFDCKSVGLRLITLDHAMCPKFHTDKISGRLICTYMGKGTQWLPNAAKDDLELLNQIKTPNQMQGKHDVLSAKQGDVLLLKGDAWPKNEGKGAIHRSPPNPLIQRRVLLTLDPM is encoded by the coding sequence TTGGCGACGTTTGCCAGACCCATTTCCAATATGGGAGATAGAAGGATGATTGCTGTTCAATCTGAATTAACTTCAACCACTTACATATCGGATCACCATGATGTTTTTACGCATTTCTTTACCGAGCATATCAATGTATGCGGATGGCAACGAAAGCTTTCTCAGTCTGTATATGAGTACTCTACATTACTTACTAAACATCAAATTAAAGTGGTAAGAGAAATTTCTCCTGAAGAAGTTTTTTCTGAATTTAACAGCCTCTTACCTGACTCACAATACAAGCATGACTTTCTAGAAGATGTGCACTTATTGTCAGATATGATGTGTTGCATATTTGATTGCAAGTCTGTGGGCTTAAGATTAATAACACTCGACCATGCAATGTGCCCTAAATTTCATACTGATAAAATCAGCGGCCGACTTATTTGTACTTATATGGGTAAAGGTACCCAGTGGTTGCCAAATGCTGCTAAGGATGATCTTGAATTGTTAAATCAAATAAAAACACCTAATCAAATGCAAGGTAAGCATGATGTATTGAGCGCTAAACAAGGTGATGTGCTGTTGCTGAAAGGGGATGCTTGGCCAAAAAACGAAGGAAAAGGAGCAATACATCGTTCTCCGCCCAATCCATTAATCCAAAGAAGAGTACTGCTAACATTAGATCCAATGTGA
- a CDS encoding MerC domain-containing protein: MCLCLCLLTPLLVLVMGTHLVLGYLEAEWVHRLLLFPVFVIALSSIPKRYLVMRNQWLLILTSSGFITIITTQFNHGENEVWLTVLGSICLIGAHFLSLTLSRHKVTF, translated from the coding sequence TTGTGCCTGTGTCTTTGTTTACTCACCCCATTACTTGTTTTGGTTATGGGGACCCATTTGGTTTTAGGTTACTTAGAAGCAGAATGGGTGCATAGGCTCCTGTTGTTTCCAGTGTTTGTCATTGCGCTTAGCAGCATACCTAAACGCTACTTGGTAATGCGAAATCAGTGGCTACTGATACTGACTAGTTCCGGTTTTATCACAATTATTACTACACAATTTAATCATGGCGAGAATGAAGTTTGGCTAACAGTGCTTGGTTCGATTTGTCTTATCGGCGCACATTTCCTGAGTCTAACCCTATCAAGGCATAAAGTGACTTTTTAG